The following DNA comes from Candidatus Gracilibacteria bacterium.
GATAAAAAATTGTGATAAAATAAAGCAATATGACAAAATCTTTCACTATTCGAGATTTACCACCTTCCGAACGGCCACGAGAACGACTGCAGAAATTCGGTGCCGAAGCACTTTCTGCCCAGGAACTTTTAGCTTTAATTTTGGGTCGCGGAATTGCTGGAGAATCGGTGATGGTTACAGTTCAACGACTTTTAAGTACTTTTGGCAATGTGAAGGCGATCTCCGAAGCTTCACTCGAAGAATTATCCCAAGTTCGCGGTATTGGTTTAGCAAAAGCAGCTCAAATTAAAGCTGCTTTTGAATTGGCTAAAAGAAGTGAAGTCGAGGTTGGAGAAAAAATATTTATAAAAACTGCAGAAGATGCAGTAAAATTAGTTAAACCAAAACTTAAAGACAAAAAGAAAGAGTACTTTCTGATTTTATCATTAGATTCACGAAATAATTTAATCAAAATTAGTGAAATTTCAATTGGTAGTTTAAATGCTAATTTAGTTCATCCGAGAGAAATTTTTAAAGAAGCAATCCAAGCTTTAGCTAACTCAATAATTTTAATTCACAATCACCCCTCAGGTGATGCGATACCGAGTAAAGACGATATTGACATTACTAAACAACTAATAGACGCAGGCGAAATAATGGGTATTACAATTTTAGACCATATAGTTATTGGTAATCAAGATTATAAATCAATGAAAGATAAAGAATTATTACAATTAAAAGGCTATTCTTATGAATAATCAAAATTCACGACCAATTTTAGATAAAGAAAAAACAGCTGGTGAAAAAATATTTAAAGACATTCTTTCTGGAGAACCGATAAAATGGACACCCGAAGAGGAGGTACGCCAACTTTTTATTAAGAAACTGATAAAGGAGTATAAATATCCCAAAAGTCATATTAAAAAAGAAGTTTCTATAAAATCTGGCCAAACAGAAACAAAGAAAAAGGCGGATATAGTAGTCTTTCATAATGATAAAAATTTCCGACCAGAAGAAAATGCCTATATTATTGTTGAATGTAAAAAGAAAGATAGAAAAGATGGCCTTGATCAATTAGAAACCTATCTTTCAAATACTACAGCAGAATATGGGGTTTGGTTTAATGGTAAAGATGCACCTGCTTATATAGAAAAAACTCATAAACCCCATCGTTATCTTTCAGCACCAGATATTCCACCATACGGAAAAACTTTGGCAGACGTCGGTCTTTATAAAAAAAGAGATTTAGTTGCTGCCGAAGATTTAAAAACAGTTTTTGAGGCTTGTCATAATTATATTTATGCCAATGAAGGGTACCTAAAAGATAAAGTTTTTAATGAGGTAGTAAAATTAATTTTCGTGAAAATGATAGATGAAAAATCAACCAGCGCAGATTGCGAATTTAGGATTACTACCAAAGAATTAAGAGAAGTAGAGGAAGGAGGTGGCGAAGAATTTCAAAAACGGACTGAGGAACTTTTTAGAAGAGTGGTTGTTGCTTACCCTGATATTTTTGGTGGAGAGAAAATCTTACTCAAAATTCATACCCTTGCTTATGTTGTTAGTCAGCTTCAGAAATACGATTTTACTAAAAAAACTAGAGCAGAAATAAAAGGAGTTGCCTTCCAAACATTTGTTCACTCCCATTTAAGAGGAGAAAGAGGAGAATTTTTCACTCCTTATCCAATTTTGAAAATGGCTATAGAAATATTAGCTCCAAAAGAACATGAATTAATCTTAGATCCTGCTTGTGGTAGTGGAGGGTTTTTAGTTACGGCTTTAAATTTTATTAGAGAGTGCTTCAGAAAAAATCGTCCTGACCTTAATGAATTTGATATCACCGATGCCATCCGAACTTATGGTAATAATTTTGTTTTCGGTATAGATTTTAATCCGGATTTGGCCCGAGTTTCTAAGATGTATATGGTTTTGAATGACGATGGTCATACGGGTATATTTTCTGAAAATTCCTTAGAGGACTTTTCTGTAATTAGTAATACTTCTTCTCGTAAAGTTCTACCAGAGAAATTTGATATTGTAGTAACAAATCCACCCTTTGGTACTAGAGGAAAAATTACTAGACGAGAAATTTTGGACCATTTTGATCTTGGACATAAATGGGTTAGGGATAAAGAAAAAAACAAGTGGAAAATGGTTCCAGAGAAGGTTTTAAGTCAAGGAAATGGTAAGGGTGGTCAAGTGCCAGACATTCTCTTTATTGAACGCTGTTTGCAATTCTTGAAAGATGGGGGACGAATGGCAATTGTTTTACCTGACGGGGATTTAACGAATTCATCTTTAAGTTATATTCGGCAGTGGATAAGAGATAATGCCAGAATTTTGGCGGTTGTTTCTTTGCCTCCAGAAACCTTTATTCCTTATGGCGCAGGCGTTAAGGCTT
Coding sequences within:
- a CDS encoding JAB domain-containing protein, with protein sequence MTKSFTIRDLPPSERPRERLQKFGAEALSAQELLALILGRGIAGESVMVTVQRLLSTFGNVKAISEASLEELSQVRGIGLAKAAQIKAAFELAKRSEVEVGEKIFIKTAEDAVKLVKPKLKDKKKEYFLILSLDSRNNLIKISEISIGSLNANLVHPREIFKEAIQALANSIILIHNHPSGDAIPSKDDIDITKQLIDAGEIMGITILDHIVIGNQDYKSMKDKELLQLKGYSYE
- a CDS encoding N-6 DNA methylase, which produces MNNQNSRPILDKEKTAGEKIFKDILSGEPIKWTPEEEVRQLFIKKLIKEYKYPKSHIKKEVSIKSGQTETKKKADIVVFHNDKNFRPEENAYIIVECKKKDRKDGLDQLETYLSNTTAEYGVWFNGKDAPAYIEKTHKPHRYLSAPDIPPYGKTLADVGLYKKRDLVAAEDLKTVFEACHNYIYANEGYLKDKVFNEVVKLIFVKMIDEKSTSADCEFRITTKELREVEEGGGEEFQKRTEELFRRVVVAYPDIFGGEKILLKIHTLAYVVSQLQKYDFTKKTRAEIKGVAFQTFVHSHLRGERGEFFTPYPILKMAIEILAPKEHELILDPACGSGGFLVTALNFIRECFRKNRPDLNEFDITDAIRTYGNNFVFGIDFNPDLARVSKMYMVLNDDGHTGIFSENSLEDFSVISNTSSRKVLPEKFDIVVTNPPFGTRGKITRREILDHFDLGHKWVRDKEKNKWKMVPEKVLSQGNGKGGQVPDILFIERCLQFLKDGGRMAIVLPDGDLTNSSLSYIRQWIRDNARILAVVSLPPETFIPYGAGVKASVLFLQKLPKKELEVLKKKDHSI